A single Pseudanabaenaceae cyanobacterium SKYG29 DNA region contains:
- the hflX gene encoding GTPase HflX, translated as MPQDVLTTPEFAQRLALISQEVGASVSAYINRRGQVVRVGVGTPAQTRIPPQELPRYGETRLSGIRCITTDLLGAPIGTADLTAMVMQRLDALVSCQVRSEGRVGKVYVAHLLPQVSEKPWYVFPAQSLDVVAKQDFLGLVSGLEEEFQREFRAQAVDLDTDRVIIVGVQTAKQSDMLFQATLEELAQLVISAGGQVLQTFWQRREQPHPQTIVGEGKIKEIALACQTLGANLLVFDRELSPAQIRNLESMTGIRVSDRTEVILDIFAQRARSAAGKLQVELAQLAYRLPRLTGRGEALSRLGGGIGTRGPGETKLETDRRVIQKRITFLQQQVSQLRTQRARMRQHRLEQAIPTIAIVGYTNAGKSTLLNALTKADVYSADQLFATLDPTTRKLFLPNGTTVLLTDTVGFIHELPPSLQNAFRATLEEVTTAHALLHVVDSSHPHWQTQIKAVEKILAQTLADCDNPLPTLLVFNKIDRTSDLTVQRALYPQAVFVSATDRQGLDDLLQSLVLLSEQMGRDLPLSASI; from the coding sequence TTGCCCCAGGATGTTCTGACTACCCCTGAATTTGCCCAGCGTCTTGCCCTCATTAGTCAGGAGGTGGGGGCTAGTGTCTCTGCTTACATCAATCGCCGCGGTCAGGTGGTACGGGTAGGGGTAGGTACGCCTGCGCAAACAAGGATTCCCCCCCAAGAATTACCTCGCTACGGGGAAACTCGCCTCAGTGGTATCCGCTGTATTACAACTGACTTGCTGGGTGCACCGATCGGGACGGCTGACCTAACTGCTATGGTGATGCAGCGTTTGGATGCTCTGGTCTCCTGTCAAGTGCGATCGGAGGGAAGGGTAGGCAAAGTCTACGTCGCCCATCTATTGCCCCAAGTTAGTGAGAAACCCTGGTATGTCTTCCCTGCCCAAAGTTTGGATGTAGTGGCTAAGCAGGATTTTCTGGGTCTGGTCAGTGGTTTGGAAGAAGAATTTCAGCGGGAGTTTAGGGCCCAGGCGGTAGACCTAGATACCGATCGGGTGATTATTGTGGGGGTACAAACGGCAAAGCAGTCGGATATGTTGTTTCAAGCAACGCTAGAGGAGTTGGCACAACTGGTAATCAGTGCAGGGGGACAGGTACTGCAGACATTCTGGCAACGGCGGGAACAGCCCCATCCCCAGACCATAGTGGGGGAGGGCAAAATCAAGGAGATTGCTTTAGCTTGCCAAACCTTGGGGGCTAACTTGCTGGTCTTCGATCGGGAGTTGTCCCCTGCGCAAATCCGCAACTTAGAAAGTATGACGGGGATAAGAGTCAGCGATCGCACAGAAGTCATCCTCGACATCTTTGCCCAAAGAGCACGATCAGCGGCGGGGAAGTTGCAGGTGGAATTAGCCCAGTTAGCCTATCGGTTGCCACGATTAACAGGACGGGGGGAAGCCCTCTCCCGCCTAGGGGGTGGTATTGGGACAAGAGGACCAGGGGAGACTAAACTGGAAACCGATCGGCGTGTCATTCAAAAGCGCATCACCTTTTTGCAACAACAGGTCAGTCAACTGCGTACCCAAAGGGCACGGATGCGGCAACATCGCCTAGAACAAGCTATACCTACCATAGCGATCGTGGGTTATACCAATGCCGGCAAGTCCACTCTCTTAAACGCCCTCACTAAAGCAGATGTCTACAGTGCTGACCAACTGTTTGCCACCCTTGACCCCACTACCCGCAAATTATTCCTACCCAATGGCACAACTGTCCTCCTCACCGATACAGTTGGATTCATCCATGAGTTGCCCCCTTCCCTACAAAACGCCTTCCGCGCCACCCTAGAAGAAGTGACTACTGCCCATGCCCTCCTCCATGTGGTAGATAGTTCCCATCCCCACTGGCAAACCCAAATCAAGGCTGTGGAAAAAATCCTGGCGCAAACCTTGGCAGACTGTGATAACCCCCTGCCCACACTTTTGGTGTTTAACAAAATCGATCGTACCTCCGATCTGACAGTGCAGCGTGCTCTCTATCCCCAGGCTGTGTTTGTGTCTGCCACCGATCGGCAAGGCTTAGATGACCTCCTGCAAAGCTTGGTCTTGCTCAGTGAACAGATGGGGAGGGATTTGCCCCTTTCCGCATCAATTTGA
- a CDS encoding TolC family protein, with protein MRQLTCGLALLMLGVTKGVFAQTTTPSPVLRELLSQETLLPAPPVLPTSATEPIAISIQQPPSPRVDPSTPTVLLREWISQDALTPAPLSLTVATEPIALPTIEVVRPTPELPPVTAAAPATPSPSPTPKPKVLPPPDVRLEVKPTLVVPTNPEQITIERTQPITLAEALELVEINSRELKEAKLQLERSRAVLLEAKAVLNPTVGAQLEYTFQDSPIARSLSSPTPYSQPFNGNVGINYNIFTSGRVEADIRAAENTVRLREAEVSRVRQNVRLSVISAYYRLQNADEQVRIRKKSVENNLRSLQDTQALERAGVGTKFDVLQAEVQLAEAQQALQQALGEQYNSRRNLARLLEFPPTVDLSAADPIVQVKDWELNLEDTIITALRNRIELDSTRLQKLIAEERARSVQAQLGPQISVFANYGFADNFSQPGGIGLGYSLGARLNLSLFDGGVAQARLNQTQADQALADNLFQQQINQIRFEVEQAFSNLQSNRQQIATAEKAVQSAAEALRLARLRLSAGVGTQLEVIRTEEDLVRAEVNKLRAIINFNQAIADLQRAINGL; from the coding sequence ATGCGCCAACTTACCTGTGGTTTAGCCTTGTTGATGTTGGGGGTAACGAAGGGGGTTTTTGCCCAGACTACCACTCCTAGCCCCGTGCTGCGGGAATTGCTTAGCCAAGAAACTTTATTACCTGCTCCTCCTGTTCTCCCCACCAGCGCCACCGAACCAATTGCTATTAGTATTCAACAACCACCAAGCCCGAGGGTTGATCCTTCTACCCCTACAGTCCTACTGCGGGAATGGATTAGCCAAGATGCCCTTACTCCTGCTCCCCTCTCCCTCACAGTGGCGACAGAACCGATCGCTTTGCCTACTATAGAGGTTGTCCGCCCTACCCCAGAGCTTCCCCCCGTGACCGCTGCTGCTCCTGCCACTCCCTCGCCTAGTCCCACCCCTAAGCCCAAAGTCCTCCCCCCTCCGGACGTGCGCCTAGAAGTCAAACCCACCCTGGTTGTACCAACCAATCCCGAGCAAATCACGATCGAGCGCACCCAACCTATCACCCTTGCGGAAGCCCTGGAACTGGTGGAAATCAACAGTCGTGAACTGAAGGAAGCCAAGTTGCAACTGGAGCGCTCCCGCGCCGTCTTGTTGGAAGCCAAAGCTGTCCTCAACCCTACAGTGGGGGCACAACTGGAATATACGTTTCAGGATTCTCCTATTGCCCGCTCCTTGTCTTCCCCCACTCCCTACTCCCAACCGTTCAACGGTAATGTAGGCATCAACTACAACATCTTTACTAGTGGCAGAGTGGAAGCCGACATCCGGGCGGCAGAAAATACTGTCCGCCTCAGAGAAGCAGAAGTAAGTAGAGTTCGGCAAAATGTCCGTCTCAGTGTGATTAGCGCCTACTACCGTTTACAAAATGCCGATGAACAAGTGCGCATTCGTAAAAAGTCCGTAGAAAACAATCTGCGCAGTTTGCAGGATACCCAGGCCCTAGAGCGCGCTGGTGTGGGGACTAAATTTGATGTCCTGCAAGCAGAAGTGCAACTGGCAGAAGCACAACAAGCCCTACAACAAGCCCTTGGGGAACAGTATAACAGCCGTCGCAATCTTGCCCGCCTACTGGAATTTCCCCCCACTGTGGACTTGAGTGCTGCCGACCCGATCGTGCAAGTCAAGGACTGGGAACTAAACCTGGAAGACACCATTATTACAGCTCTGCGCAATCGCATCGAATTAGACAGTACCCGCCTGCAGAAACTGATTGCTGAAGAACGGGCTCGATCGGTGCAAGCCCAGTTAGGACCGCAGATTAGTGTATTTGCCAACTACGGTTTTGCCGACAACTTCAGTCAGCCAGGGGGGATAGGACTTGGTTACAGTTTGGGAGCGCGCTTAAATTTAAGTTTATTTGATGGGGGAGTAGCCCAAGCCAGATTGAACCAAACTCAAGCCGATCAAGCCCTTGCCGACAACCTCTTTCAACAACAGATCAACCAAATTCGCTTTGAAGTGGAACAAGCCTTCAGCAACCTGCAGTCCAACCGACAACAAATTGCTACGGCAGAAAAAGCTGTCCAAAGTGCTGCAGAAGCGCTGCGTTTGGCTCGTTTACGCCTCAGTGCTGGCGTAGGAACACAGCTAGAAGTCATCCGCACGGAAGAAGACCTCGTGCGCGCCGAAGTTAACAAGTTGCGAGCTATCATCAACTTCAACCAAGCGATCGCTGACCTGCAGCGGGCAATTAATGGTCTTTGA